One genomic region from Athalia rosae chromosome 3, iyAthRosa1.1, whole genome shotgun sequence encodes:
- the LOC105683480 gene encoding protein rogdi isoform X1, translating into MADCEKEEAHNLQMEFEWVLHEEVHSSLSQLRNILMDCAQRFPLALFGNDQPCKTDRFVFTAPHDQVKCVIVLTGDSITNAEVNFKVQRQQNANMRTSIQNDHPWKLQQIQDAANHLQQAIAHIDNVDRHYLFKTSDEVMHILGNILGCLQRSRTSLIVPRKKTIDDLIKSRNMKSLTPNLPDNLAISFYIQSYKLVLAVYQLENAHGSVKYETHQAECSVPWLNEALVLLTIALQLCQRLKDKICVFSQYKDFTVGSRVPSAMEW; encoded by the exons ATGGCGGATTGTGAAAAAGAGGAGGCTCATAATCTC caAATGGAGTTTGAGTGGGTGCTTCACGAGGAAGTACATTCGTCGCTCTCCCAGTTGCGCAACATTCTGATG GATTGTGCGCAGAGGTTTCCATTGGCTCTTTTTGGAAATGATCAACCATGCAAGACGGATAGATTTGTTTTTACAGCACCACATGACCAAGTAAAATGTGTGATAGTATTGACTGGGGATAGTATTACAAATGCC GAGGTGAATTTCAAGGTTCAGCGGCAACAAAATGCCAATATGCGGACTAGTATACAAAACGATCATCCCTGGAAACTTCAACAGATTCAAGATGCTGCTAATCATTTACAGCAGGCTATCGCTCACATAGATAATGTTGACCGTCATTATCTATTTAAAACCTCAGATGAAGTTATGCACATCCTGGGGAACATATTAGGATGCCTACAGCGTAGTAGAACCAGTTTAATCGTCCCAAGAAAAAAGACCATTGATGATCTTATCAAAAGTCGCAATATG AAATCCTTAACACCCAATCTGCCGGACAACTTGGCCATCAGTTTTTACATACAAAGTTATAAATTAGTCCTAGCCGTTTACCAATTGGAAAATGCACATGGTAGCGTTAAGTATGAAACACATCAGGCGGAGTGCAGCGTACCATGGCTCAATGAAGCATTGGTCTTACTCACCATAGCCTTGCAGCTTTGCCAAAGATTGAAAGATAAG ATCTGTGTTTTCTCCCAGTACAAGGACTTCACAGTTGGATCTCGCGTGCCCTCAGCAATGGAATggtaa
- the LOC105683480 gene encoding protein rogdi isoform X2: protein MAMQMEFEWVLHEEVHSSLSQLRNILMDCAQRFPLALFGNDQPCKTDRFVFTAPHDQVKCVIVLTGDSITNAEVNFKVQRQQNANMRTSIQNDHPWKLQQIQDAANHLQQAIAHIDNVDRHYLFKTSDEVMHILGNILGCLQRSRTSLIVPRKKTIDDLIKSRNMKSLTPNLPDNLAISFYIQSYKLVLAVYQLENAHGSVKYETHQAECSVPWLNEALVLLTIALQLCQRLKDKICVFSQYKDFTVGSRVPSAMEW, encoded by the exons ATGGCCATG caAATGGAGTTTGAGTGGGTGCTTCACGAGGAAGTACATTCGTCGCTCTCCCAGTTGCGCAACATTCTGATG GATTGTGCGCAGAGGTTTCCATTGGCTCTTTTTGGAAATGATCAACCATGCAAGACGGATAGATTTGTTTTTACAGCACCACATGACCAAGTAAAATGTGTGATAGTATTGACTGGGGATAGTATTACAAATGCC GAGGTGAATTTCAAGGTTCAGCGGCAACAAAATGCCAATATGCGGACTAGTATACAAAACGATCATCCCTGGAAACTTCAACAGATTCAAGATGCTGCTAATCATTTACAGCAGGCTATCGCTCACATAGATAATGTTGACCGTCATTATCTATTTAAAACCTCAGATGAAGTTATGCACATCCTGGGGAACATATTAGGATGCCTACAGCGTAGTAGAACCAGTTTAATCGTCCCAAGAAAAAAGACCATTGATGATCTTATCAAAAGTCGCAATATG AAATCCTTAACACCCAATCTGCCGGACAACTTGGCCATCAGTTTTTACATACAAAGTTATAAATTAGTCCTAGCCGTTTACCAATTGGAAAATGCACATGGTAGCGTTAAGTATGAAACACATCAGGCGGAGTGCAGCGTACCATGGCTCAATGAAGCATTGGTCTTACTCACCATAGCCTTGCAGCTTTGCCAAAGATTGAAAGATAAG ATCTGTGTTTTCTCCCAGTACAAGGACTTCACAGTTGGATCTCGCGTGCCCTCAGCAATGGAATggtaa